In bacterium, the following are encoded in one genomic region:
- a CDS encoding SAM-dependent chlorinase/fluorinase: MLITLLTDFGTDSHYVASMKGVMLSICHDAAITDITHNIAPGDIEEAAFILSRTYSLFPPGTIHTVVVDPGVGTERKLLIVRTEDYFFVAPDNGILSYIFHDHESAKVFHADNKNFWRNKISSTFHGRDIFAPVAAHLASGIDINKLGTIIAEYNKGTLPEIKITERQITGSVIFIDRFGNCITNIPAGLIKNKKVSIHIKNLFIDRLSTTFASVGNNSILAYIGSSEMLEIGINSGSAADDLEITKGTEVNIQIMKEG, translated from the coding sequence ATGTTAATCACACTATTAACAGATTTCGGAACAGACAGCCATTACGTTGCATCAATGAAAGGAGTAATGCTCTCAATCTGTCATGATGCAGCAATAACTGATATTACTCACAACATTGCACCGGGGGACATTGAGGAAGCGGCATTTATCCTTAGCCGGACATACTCCCTCTTCCCTCCGGGGACAATCCATACAGTTGTCGTAGATCCCGGAGTCGGCACTGAAAGGAAACTTCTTATAGTAAGGACTGAAGATTATTTCTTCGTTGCCCCTGACAACGGCATTCTTTCATACATATTTCATGACCATGAATCTGCAAAAGTCTTCCATGCCGATAATAAAAATTTCTGGAGAAACAAAATAAGCTCGACTTTCCACGGAAGGGATATCTTTGCTCCTGTTGCAGCCCATCTTGCCTCAGGTATAGATATAAACAAACTCGGGACAATTATTGCTGAATATAATAAAGGCACACTTCCGGAAATAAAAATCACAGAACGGCAGATAACAGGATCAGTAATTTTTATCGACAGATTCGGAAACTGTATTACAAATATTCCGGCCGGGCTGATCAAAAACAAAAAAGTATCCATACATATAAAAAATCTTTTTATTGACAGGCTGAGTACTACTTTTGCATCAGTAGGGAATAATTCAATTCTTGCCTACATAGGCAGCTCGGAAATGCTTGAGATCGGAATAAACTCAGGCAGTGCAGCAGATGATCTTGAAATTACAAAAGGAACCGAAGTTAATATCCAAATCATGAAAGAAGGCTGA
- a CDS encoding site-2 protease family protein codes for MSIRKLIRAVSNPFSRLLSSIPGICVHIFLFILTIGTTYLVGFSDGPVGALWYSGAIITILLSHEMGHYLMTRKHRIAATLPYFIPFPLPPFGTMGALIKIKSPITDRRALLDIGAAGPLAGMIPISFALYFGLKFSQVVDIKSAGDTTISLGNSILFSAASRIIVGHLEKGQDILLHPLAFAAWAGLLVTAINLLPIGQLDGGHIIYALLRDKSSYFFKAFYIFLLTICLFYYAGWFLFIIILAILRKHPPTVYDHIPLDNKRKIIGIFAMIIFVLAFTPVPFGFGKGLIPLITGLIR; via the coding sequence ATGTCAATCAGAAAATTAATCCGCGCTGTTAGCAATCCATTCTCAAGGCTGCTTAGTTCAATACCCGGAATATGTGTACACATCTTCCTGTTTATTTTAACAATAGGTACAACATATCTTGTAGGATTCAGTGACGGCCCTGTTGGTGCATTGTGGTATTCAGGGGCTATAATTACAATACTGCTTTCCCATGAAATGGGGCATTATCTTATGACGAGGAAACATAGAATTGCCGCTACACTGCCCTATTTTATTCCCTTTCCCCTGCCTCCTTTCGGAACAATGGGTGCGTTAATTAAAATAAAAAGCCCCATAACCGACCGGCGCGCTCTTCTCGATATAGGAGCTGCCGGGCCCTTGGCAGGAATGATCCCAATTAGTTTTGCTCTTTATTTCGGGCTCAAATTTTCTCAGGTTGTAGATATAAAATCCGCAGGCGACACGACAATATCTCTCGGCAACTCGATTCTTTTCTCAGCAGCATCACGTATTATTGTAGGGCACCTGGAAAAGGGCCAGGATATTTTGCTTCACCCCCTTGCTTTTGCAGCCTGGGCCGGCCTGCTTGTAACTGCAATTAACCTGCTTCCTATAGGACAGCTCGACGGAGGCCACATTATATATGCTCTTTTAAGAGACAAGAGCTCATATTTTTTTAAGGCATTCTATATTTTTCTTTTGACAATCTGCCTGTTTTATTACGCGGGATGGTTTCTTTTTATTATTATACTTGCAATTTTAAGAAAACATCCTCCCACTGTTTACGATCATATCCCTCTTGATAACAAAAGAAAAATAATCGGTATATTTGCTATGATTATATTTGTTCTTGCATTCACTCCTGTGCCCTTCGGATTCGGCAAAGGGCTCATTCCGCTGATTACAGGCCTTATCCGATGA